Within Planococcus citri chromosome 2, ihPlaCitr1.1, whole genome shotgun sequence, the genomic segment gtattcaaaatttttcgcgtGTTACTTTTGAGCCGTGAAATGTATTCGTCTGCAATTGattcgagtcgagtcgagttaATGTTTGACGACAGATAAACtatagtacctaggtacctactcgttcaTACTCGTACTTAGTGCTTAGGTTCGgaaagaacaaaaacaaaaaaaaaaaaaaaagtggtcgcATAGCTtcggaaaattgttttttcaatttttaatttttaatgtcaaAATGAAGTTAGGTATTGCACTTGgtcgaaaaaatgtcaattttgtactcgtataggtacgCCTACGCACTATACGCAGGTGGAGCCGGTATAGAGGTAGATAGTACATAGATACCTAATACGAGTAAGTCTTAAGTGTAcgcaaaattattgaaaaagtatCGAAATTTCACGCTCAACTGCTCAAGCTGAACCTACCTCTGTCGGAAGATTTCATCGCGTCATTAACGTTGGTAACATTGGCGACTGGATACGCCATCGGCaccggcatcggcatcggcaaTGCTTCTATGTAACACGAGTCTTCTTGATACAAGTTTGACGTATCTACGAGCAAATTGTAACTTTCgctttatactcgtatttggcGATAGTACCCTAGATGCAGATGCAGATGCAGATGCAGATGCACCTACCACCTAATACGATGGTAGTTCAGTAGATTATGGTGTGCGTTAAGTGCAAGTGCAACTAGTGCTTTACTCGTATTGTCATCGTCGCAATTTGCAACTGCAGCGCATATGCAGGATACACATACGCGCGCAGTGCTAAAAGCAGAAGCGGATAAGCGCATTGAAAACGAAAAGCGCCAAATGCGCCAAAAGCTATATCATCGCCGTGTCAATAGGTTGTTTTGAAATTCGTCGAAATGACGCACCAGGTGCTTCCGGCTCTTCTTTCTGCGCAAATTTTTGCACTCCTTTGACGAGTAAAGTCGTTATTATCGTCCATATGGCTGACCATAAGCAAATGGCTGTTACTCCGGCAAAATTTATCAGTAAAGACTGCGCAAATGAGTAAATGCACGAATAAATTAATGGGTACGTACTAATACgtattatgtatgtagatgtacatatgtacgtatgtacgagtatatgagaCATTACGATGTAGGTACCATCCATAATGCATAGGTATATTATTGCTGAAAACAGAAAGAAGGTGAGGAATGGCGTACCTACGGAAGAGTCAGTCGCCATTTCTTAACATAGCAGCTTAGAAGAAGAGGATAAACCAGCTTAACAAGCCTAAAttagtacatactcgtatctacctatctatctgCAATCTGCAGACTGGAACTGCGAGGCCGAGGCCGAGGCCGAGGCCGAGGTTGCGGTTAAGACTTGGACAACTTACCCACAGATCGTTACTGGGATTTTCCGAATGTAGCATGCCATCGCGGGAGAATATTTTCATAGCGACCATACCCCAAACTCCACCTCCGAAATACACCGGACATGCGTCAATTGGATCATCGACTAAAGAGCAGAAGCGATTAGCGAaagtcatttaaaattttactcgtactgtacctactatacctatacCCATACCTATACTTACGGCTACTGCGATCAAACGCCGCCCGTGGCCGACTGGCCGCATATGCAGCGCCGGACGCCCGGAAGACGGAAAAAAAGGTCAGATATTTACCTAACTTACGagtaaatacgtaggtaaggtaaggtaaggtacctaGGTTACGTACTTTTTAGCAGTAGTATAAAATAACGCAAAGCCGTAAATATTACAGCGCTTATCATGCCGATTGTGAAAGATTCGAGAGCGCTGTACGCGAATGCAGCTGCGCTAACCGCCACCTGTTCATATAAAAAGGTACGcaaataagtataggtaggtacacataatTTTGCAGCACtcgaaggtaggtaggtaggtaggtaggtagtaggtactaacCATAGCTGAGAAACATCCATTGGCCGTATTACTCAGTAACCAAAGCGATTGTTGAATCCTCATCCTGCCTATGGCCAGCGCTACTAAACAACCACCAGCTCCTCCTACGATCGTATTTTGTATGATTTTGTTTAACGAATCGACGCTAACGCtagcgccatcgccatcgccatcgccgcTGTCTTGGGCGCCGtccat encodes:
- the LOC135838162 gene encoding putative ammonium transporter 1 isoform X2, which encodes MCIESSRVRDKYTSDVFLKVFLHLVVSCSMYWLIGWRLSFSDGNFFTGYISSRNSTTAEYSYSDSDSYQSPANTMQSAPLQPSAQSQSQSLYTALVIATPVTLISAVLLERCNAITFLIYSVLISGVIHPICIHWTWTAQGWLRNLGYVDFSGAGVVFAFAGASCFIVSVMMGPRQGRFNENSEISPIYSTSLFGTGVMLSVVGLISFNCGALHRTSTSTSMDGAQDSGDGDGDGASVSVDSLNKIIQNTIVGGAGGCLVALAIGRMRIQQSLWLLSNTANGCFSAMVAVSAAAFAYSALESFTIGMISAVIFTALRYFILLLKIDDPIDACPVYFGGGVWGMVAMKIFSRDGMLHSENPSNDLWSLLINFAGVTAICLWSAIWTIITTLLVKGVQKFAQKEEPEAPDTSNLYQEDSCYIEALPMPMPVPMAYPVANVTNVNDAMKSSDRDEYISRLKSNTRKILNTDFHPYENLALDMELQIRR